The Agrococcus sp. SGAir0287 DNA window CGCGGACGGGCCCAGCCTCTACGTCTACGACGGGCAGCACCGCAGCGGCGCGATCGGCCAGCTGGTCGAGACGCACGCTGAGGACTTCGCAGAGTTCCCTGTCCCGATCTCCCTCACGATCGGTCTGGACAGTGTCCAGGAGATGAAGGAGTTCTACGAGGTCAACAACAACGCGAAGTCGGTCAAGGTCGACCTCGCGTGGGAACTGCTGCGGAAGATGGCCGATCAGGACTCCGAACTGGCTGAACTCCTCGAGGTCAAGAACCAGGACTGGAAGATCAAGGGTGCGGACGTCGCTGACGCCCTCGCCGCCTCCGGGGGCGCGTGGTCTGACAAGATCCAGCGCGCGAACGTGCGCAAGATGCCGGGAGACAACCTCACCCTCAACCTGTCGCAGTTCATCCGCTCGCTGCAGCCCGTGCTCGCCATGCCGATCCTCAAGAAGGCTGATGCCGATCAGATCGCTGTGATCCTCGATGCATACTGGGCGGGCATCAAGCAGGTCCTGCCCGAGCCGTTCGAGCAGCCGAAGGACTACGTCCTCCAGAAGGGTCCGGGCGCCATCGCGTTCCATCGGGTCCTGCCGCAGATCATCGAGGTCCTGCGAGCCCGTAGCAAGCGTCTCGGCGACGCCGAGGCCTACGCAGAGATCCTTCGCGAACTGCCCACGCTGACCGGCGAGGTCGTGGACGAGGACGGCGCACGCGACGTGACCGGGGCCGACTTCTGGCTGTCGGGTCCCCAGGGCGTCGCGTCCCAGTGGACTGGCGACGCCGGTCGCAAGCGTCTGGCAATCAGGATCCAGGCGCTCATCCCTCGCGCCACGGACGACCTGAACCTCTAGGCAGACACGACTGCAACGTCCACGAAGGCCGGCTCTCTGAGCCGGCCTTCGGCCGTCTCACCGAGCTCGCTGTAGCGTGCATCAATGCTCGCCCCTCCCGCCGTCGACTTCGCCGCGCAGGCGATCGACGAAGCGTTCCAGCGGCACTACGGCTACGAGCGCGAGGTCGAGATCCATCACGTGCTGACGGCGTGCGTCTGGG harbors:
- a CDS encoding DGQHR domain-containing protein, producing the protein MGNTTSAEVGALKISGSIAVQHGVPMLLGFASAAPLTASAAVDGYDSKSGEGYQREPQAFRIRQAAEYYRDRGGRMPNPLLLNLREGDLDKVTFAIEDEAAYNRAVKSGEHWIGVGTLEIPADGPSLYVYDGQHRSGAIGQLVETHAEDFAEFPVPISLTIGLDSVQEMKEFYEVNNNAKSVKVDLAWELLRKMADQDSELAELLEVKNQDWKIKGADVADALAASGGAWSDKIQRANVRKMPGDNLTLNLSQFIRSLQPVLAMPILKKADADQIAVILDAYWAGIKQVLPEPFEQPKDYVLQKGPGAIAFHRVLPQIIEVLRARSKRLGDAEAYAEILRELPTLTGEVVDEDGARDVTGADFWLSGPQGVASQWTGDAGRKRLAIRIQALIPRATDDLNL